A window of the Dictyostelium discoideum AX4 chromosome 4 chromosome, whole genome shotgun sequence genome harbors these coding sequences:
- the nagB1 gene encoding PIG-L family protein: protein MSTQQQQQQQYSGVNKINSETGLFECNEEFKSKEKLETLVYQDPEQVNVFIASEIVKAIEISNSNGKPFVLGLTCGSTPSGVYDQLVKLYKENKVSFKNVITFNVDEYYPIERNRIQSFYRYMQENLFELIDIKKENINFLNGEISENEIDKHLKEYEEKIEQVGGIDLMLIPIGKRIGFNESGSLANTKTRLVDLEQNTRIDAASDFFGTEHVPHHALTMGLSTMFNSKRIILMAFSEGKASIVQKTTEGEITPAIPSTIFQRHQKCQLIIDEAAAVEITRCKQPWVIHSTGTTLTIKWSPLLARKAVIWLSLKLGKPILKLEEEEYHDHNLSSLLKVFGPCHNLNLKVFRYLQSTINGWPGGRPNQHHPTSPTSPKTNSSDNSSNNNNNNNNNNNNNNNNNNNNNQHQHHDNSSFEQINIINEMWDYDSNIKPVSKRVIVFSPHPDDDVISMGGTFIRLCDQGHKVHVAYQTSGNIAVWDDDAVRFANFASEFSKLFSLGNESVERSNTIEKNVNEFIKTKKPGQPDSKEIQLIKGLIRKTEARAGARYAGVAPDRIHFLDLPFYETGAVKKKPLGEEDIEIMVQFLESIKPEIIFAAGDLSDPHGTHRVCLKAILSAIDRLKTQDWMKECQVWLYRGAWQEWEPERIEMAVPMSPFELMRKRMSIFKHQSQKDVPAFPGTDKREFWVRAECRNRETAKIYDNLGLTEFEAVEAFVSYKIPQ, encoded by the exons atgtccacacaacaacaacaacaacaacaatattcaggagtaaataaaattaattcagaAACAGGATTATTTGAATGtaatgaagaatttaaaagtaaagaaaaattagaaaCACTTGTTTATCAAGATCCAGAGCAAGTTAATGTTTTCATTGCATCAGAGATTGTTAAGGctattgaaatttcaaattcaaatggaAAACCTTTTGTATTAGGTTTAACATGTGGTTCAACTCCATCAGGTGTTTATGATCAATTggttaaattatataaagaaaataaagtttcatttaaaaatgttatcACTTTTAATGTTGATGAATATTATCCAATTGAAAGAAATAGAATTCAAAGTTTTTATag ATATATGCaagaaaatttatttgaattaattgatattaaaaaagaaaatataaattttttaaatggtgaaatttcagagaatgaaattgataaacatTTAAAAGAATATGAAGAAAAGATTGAACAAGTTGGtggtattgatttaatgTTAATTCCAATTGGAAAAAGAATTGGATTTAATGAGTCGGGGTCATTGGCTAATACAAAGACACGTTTGGTTGATTTGGAGCAAAATACAAGAATCGATGCAGCAAGTGATTTCTTTGGTACTGAACATGTTCCACATCATGCATTGACAATGGGTTTATCAACAATGTTTAACTCTAAGAGAATTATATTGATGGCTTTCTCCGAGGGTAAGGCATCGATAGTTCAGAAGACAACCGAGGGTGAGATCACTCCTGCTATACCATCAACCATTTTTCAACGTCATCAAAAGTGTCAGTTGATAATTGATGAGGCTGCAGCTGTAGAGATTACACGTTGTAAACAACCATGGGTTATTCATTCCACTGGAACAACTCTTACAATTAAGTGGTCACCATTGTTGGCTAGAAAAGCTGTGATTTGGTTATCATTGAAATTGGGTAAACCAATATTAAAACTTGAGGAAGAGGAATACCATGACCATAACCTATCCTCATTACTTAAAGTATTTGGTCCATGTCATAATTTAAATCTTAAAGTTTTTAGATATTTACAATCAACTATTAATGGTTGGCCAGGAGGTAGACCAAATCAACATCATCCAACTTCACCAACTTCACCAAAAACAAATAGTAGtgataatagtagtaataataataataataataataataataataataataataataataataataataataataatcaacatcaacatcatgataatagtagttttgaacaaattaatattattaatgaaatgTGGGATTatgatagtaatattaaaccAGTTTCAAAGAGAGTAATTGTATTTTCACCACATCCAGATGATGATGTGATTAGTATGGGTGGTACATTCATTCGTTTATGTGATCAAGGTCATAAGGTTCATGTTGCATATCAAACCAGTGGTAATATTGCAGTTTGGGATGATGATGCTGTTAGATTTGCAAATTTCGCTAGTGAATTTAGTAAACTTTTTTCATTGGGTAATGAATCAGTGGAGAGATCGAATACCATTGAAAAGAATGTCAATGAATTCATTAAAACCAAGAAACCAGGTCAACCAGATTCAAAGgagattcaattaattaaagggTTAATACGTAAAACTGAGGCTCGTGCTGGTGCCCGTTATGCTGGTGTGGCTCCTGATAGAATTCATTTCTTGGATTTACCATTCTACGAAACTGGTGCTGTCAAAAAGAAACCATTGGGTGAGGAAGACATTGAAATCATGGTTCAGTTTTTAGAATCAATCAAACCAGAGATCATTTTCGCCGCTGGTGATTTATCAGATCCACATGGTACTCATAGAGTTTGTTTGAAAGCTATTCTATCGGCTATCGATCGTTTGAAAACTCAAGATTGGATGAAAGAATGTCAAGTTTGGTTATATCGTGGAGCTTGGCAAGAATGGGAACCTGAAAGAATAGAAATGGCCGTACCAATGTCTCCTTTCGAATTGATGAGAAAACGTATGTCAATCTTTAAACATCAATCTCAAAAAGATGTTCCAGCTTTTCCTGGAACTGATAAAAGAGAATTTTGGGTTCGTGCTGAATGTAGAAATCGTGAAACCGCTAAAATTTATGATAATTTAGGTTTAACCGAATTTGAAGCAGTAGAAGCTTTTGTTTCTTATAAAATTCcacaataa
- a CDS encoding thioesterase superfamily protein translates to MANMIIKSNDEKLKNQLADLLNKWTKFEGFDKQFLELCTCEKLEKGKVVMSMTVDEKYCNVLSNLHGGAIATLTDVISSIAILTTNLDAIVPSVSVEISMVYSNPAPVDRKIFIVSSVYKSGRNLAFTETTIYLDSEDSGIVIAKGSHTKFIVNKKAKL, encoded by the exons ATGGCAAATAtgattataaaatcaaatgatgaaaaattgaaaaatcaattagcagatttattaaataaatggaCTAAATTTGAAGGTTTtgataaacaatttttagaGCTTTGTACCTGTGAAAAACTTGAAAAGGGTAAAGTTGTAATGTCAATGACTGTAGATGAAAaa tattgTAATGTTTTATCGAATTTACATGGTGGAGCAATAGCAACATTAACAGATGTAATCTCAAGTATAGCAATATTAACAACAAACTTAGACGCTATTGTGCCAAGTGTTTCTGTGGAGATTTCAATGGTTTATTCTAATCCTGCACCAGTCGACAGAAAAATTTTCATTGTATCATCAGTTTATAAGTCAGGTAGAAATTTAGCTTTCACTGAAACAACCATTTATTTAGATTCTGAAGATAGTGGTATAGTTATTGCAAAAGGTTCTCATACAAAAtttattgtaaataaaaaagcaaaattataa